Proteins encoded together in one Ciona intestinalis chromosome 3, KH, whole genome shotgun sequence window:
- the LOC100182665 gene encoding alanyl-tRNA editing protein Aarsd1-like: MERNLNNFFWILKTTGCFVVFNMVFKCQADSYLKQYESKVVACTKVECKVENEIGKLVKTKGYEVELEDTILFPEGGGQPDDRGTINDVPVKRVTRKGSKALHFVTSELSVGDTVSMEVDWKRRFDHMQQHSGQHLITAIADTMFGFKTTSWDLGKSISFIELDTPAVTADQLFQIECCANKSIREGVDVIVHVTQVGSPILQSVRARGLPDDHVGDVRIVEMKGIDTNMCCGTHVSNLSHLQCIKLLSAEKGKKGKTNLCFLTGDRILDYAGKCYANEKELTKQLKCGPEQHVEAVERSMKQLRVAQKNCTTLLRDVAVLEAAIFTKKFDAGSTKLLSMHRKEGNVEFMNIISNEVSDQAFLFLTVGDEKGEGMFLISGPGNFIKECGTTLIETIVGKGQMKEFKMQGKAQKLQNREKALAVVQEYINKL, translated from the exons ATGGAAAGAAACCTGAACAACTTCTTTTGGATTTTGAAGACAACgggttgttttgttgtatttaatatGGTTTTTAAGTGTCAGGCAGACAGTTATTTGAAACAGTATGAGAGTAAAGTCGTCGCGTGTACTAAAGTAGAATGTAAAGTTGAAAATGAGATTGGGAAACTGGTAAAAACCAAAGG GTATGAAGTGGAATTAGAAGATACAATTCTGTTTCCAGAGGGTGGAGGTCAGCCTGATGACAGAGGTACAATTAATGACGTACCTGTTAAAAGAGTTACAAGGAAAGGTTCCAAA GCACTTCATTTTGTAACATCGGAACTTAGTGTTGGAGACACTGTATCTATGGAGGTAGACTGGAAAAGAAGATTTGACCATATGCAACAGCATAG TGGCCAGCATTTGATCACAGCAATTGCAGATACGATGTTTGggtttaaaacaacttcatGGGATTTAGGAAAGAGTATAAGCTTTATTGAACTCGATACCCCAGCTGTAACAGCTGACCAGTTATTTCAAATTGAATG CTGTGCAAATAAATCCATTAGAGAAGGGGTGGATGTGATCGTACATGTTACTCAAGTTGGTTCACCAATATTGCAATCTGTAAGAGCAAGAGGGCTTCCTGATGACCATGTAGGTGATGTTAG gaTTGTTGAAATGAAAGGTATAGATACAAACATGTGCTGTGGGACCCATGTTTCAAACCTTTCACACTTGCAATGCATTAAGTTGTTATCGGCTGAGAAGGGTAAAAAgggaaaaacaaatttatgttttctcACTGGTGACCGGATCTTGGATTATGCAGGGAAATGCTATGCTAATGAAAAAGAACTAACAAAGCAACTGAAG TGTGGACCAGAACAACATGTCGAAGCTGTGGAAAGGTCAATGAAACAACTAAGAGTTGCACAGAAGAATTGTACGACTTTACTTCGAGATGTGGCAGTGCTAGAAGCtgcaatatttacaaaaaaattcgATGCAGGCTCAACCAA gtTATTGTCAATGCATAGAAAGGAAGGCAATGTGGAATTTATGAACATTATTTCAAATGAAGTCAGTGATCAG GCCTTTTTGTTCCTAACTGTGGGTGACGAGAAAGGTGAaggaatgtttttaatttctggTCCTGGAAACTTTATAAAAGAATGTGGAACAACATTGATTGAAACAATTGTTGGCAAAGGACAGATGAAAGAGTTCAAAATGCAAGGGAAAGCCCAAAAGCTACAAAACAGAGAAAAAGCTCTTGCTGTGGTGCAggaatatattaataaactttaa